The following proteins are encoded in a genomic region of Spirosoma sp. SC4-14:
- a CDS encoding LytTR family DNA-binding domain-containing protein, translating into MINCIIVDDEPLAREGLASYVREVDFLRLMGTCEHPLDVVPLLDQQPIELIFLDIQMPKMSGIDFLKIVQKPPMVVITTAYPSFALEGFQLNVLDYLLKPITFDRFFKSANKAREYHRLLTQPSVVDTTNATASSDYFFIKCGNKYEKLFYADILFIEGLQNYVTFFTAKGKYVTLLNLKNLEQHLTAPPFIRVHKSYLVAVDKIDGIEGNELFIQTHRIPISRNYRDQVMSSVLADKLWKK; encoded by the coding sequence ATGATCAACTGTATCATTGTCGACGATGAACCTCTGGCACGTGAGGGATTGGCCAGTTATGTACGGGAAGTTGATTTCCTGCGGCTAATGGGCACCTGTGAACATCCGCTTGATGTGGTTCCTTTACTCGACCAGCAACCCATCGAGCTGATCTTTCTGGATATTCAGATGCCCAAGATGAGTGGTATCGACTTTCTGAAAATCGTTCAGAAGCCGCCGATGGTGGTTATCACTACAGCTTACCCCAGTTTTGCACTGGAAGGTTTTCAGTTGAACGTACTCGATTATTTGCTCAAGCCCATTACGTTCGATCGTTTCTTTAAATCGGCCAATAAAGCGCGGGAGTACCATCGGCTCCTGACCCAGCCGTCTGTTGTGGACACGACCAACGCCACTGCCAGTTCTGATTATTTCTTCATCAAGTGCGGCAATAAGTATGAAAAGCTGTTTTATGCCGACATTCTGTTCATTGAAGGATTACAAAACTACGTAACCTTTTTTACTGCCAAAGGGAAGTATGTGACTTTGTTGAACCTTAAAAATTTAGAACAACACCTAACCGCTCCGCCCTTCATTCGGGTGCATAAATCGTATCTGGTGGCTGTCGACAAAATTGACGGAATCGAGGGCAATGAGTTATTCATCCAGACACACCGTATTCCTATCAGCCGGAACTATCGCGATCAGGTGATGAGCAGTGTGCTGGCCGATAAGTTGTGGAAGAAGTAA
- a CDS encoding alpha/beta fold hydrolase, which produces MNQLPKLAVLTFFFVCRITLARSQPGVVRQLESCPCQVQPDSTFRTRCAYLIVPENRKKKNGKTIKLPFIWVESKNPAKRKDPVLFTGGGPGASSLGWVKGAVKSLVINDRDCIAFEQRGTHFAVPNLEGIELGQAVREAYRKNLNKDSMEVVGVKRLKKSLETKGIDLAGYNTDETVSDIHDLLATLRVDSINLVGISYSGGLMTAVLQRDPSRIRSLILDSPLPIFVPIDEDEPANFAEALNILFDHVERDSTDKARYGNLKARFEQYFTGIEGKTFTFPYVEKGAKDTLRVQYTRNELLDYLVNVMYNAARIRQIPYIITEMIHGNHGFVKGVLDSKLSGYNGPSGMRMSVYCADQAAYHSEQVKQQLYDVYPYLRGYHINDVYQPLCDCWKVPPISPETKKPFYSNKPALLVDGEMDNATRPLYIDRLHHYMPNSQRVLFKLRSHGVGGPEWARLMQEFLANPYRKLTSGKPELVVY; this is translated from the coding sequence ATGAATCAACTGCCCAAACTAGCCGTACTTACTTTCTTCTTCGTTTGCCGCATTACCCTGGCTCGAAGCCAGCCAGGCGTCGTTCGTCAACTGGAGTCATGCCCTTGTCAGGTTCAGCCAGACAGTACGTTTCGGACGCGCTGTGCGTATCTGATTGTACCCGAAAACCGGAAAAAGAAGAACGGGAAAACCATTAAACTACCGTTCATTTGGGTCGAAAGTAAAAATCCGGCTAAACGGAAAGACCCCGTATTGTTTACGGGTGGCGGTCCCGGTGCCAGTTCACTGGGTTGGGTGAAGGGAGCGGTTAAGTCGCTGGTTATTAATGACCGCGATTGTATTGCCTTTGAACAACGGGGTACTCACTTTGCCGTTCCGAATTTGGAAGGTATCGAGCTGGGTCAGGCTGTCAGGGAAGCCTATCGCAAAAATCTGAACAAGGACAGCATGGAGGTGGTCGGTGTCAAACGACTCAAAAAATCGCTGGAGACCAAAGGCATCGACCTCGCTGGTTACAATACTGACGAAACCGTATCTGATATACATGATCTGCTGGCTACGCTCAGGGTCGATTCGATTAATTTGGTGGGTATTTCGTATAGCGGTGGACTAATGACCGCCGTTCTTCAGCGAGATCCGTCGCGCATCCGATCCTTAATTCTGGACTCTCCCTTACCCATTTTTGTACCGATTGATGAGGATGAACCTGCCAATTTTGCCGAAGCGCTGAACATCCTGTTCGATCACGTCGAACGTGACTCGACCGATAAGGCCCGGTACGGCAATTTAAAGGCACGATTCGAGCAATACTTTACCGGTATCGAAGGCAAAACGTTTACGTTTCCGTACGTTGAAAAAGGGGCAAAAGACACCCTGCGAGTGCAATACACGCGAAATGAACTGCTCGACTACCTGGTCAATGTTATGTACAATGCCGCCCGCATCCGGCAAATTCCATACATCATTACGGAGATGATCCACGGAAATCACGGGTTCGTAAAAGGTGTTTTAGATAGCAAACTGAGTGGTTATAATGGGCCTTCGGGTATGCGAATGTCGGTGTACTGCGCCGATCAGGCCGCTTATCATAGCGAACAGGTAAAACAGCAACTGTATGATGTCTATCCCTACCTGAGAGGGTATCACATCAATGATGTCTACCAGCCGCTATGCGACTGCTGGAAGGTGCCACCGATCAGTCCGGAAACCAAAAAGCCCTTCTATTCCAACAAACCAGCCCTGTTAGTCGACGGTGAGATGGACAACGCCACCCGACCGCTATACATCGATAGGCTTCACCATTATATGCCCAATAGCCAGCGAGTCCTCTTTAAACTACGCTCGCATGGCGTTGGTGGTCCCGAATGGGCACGTTTGATGCAGGAATTTCTGGCCAATCCCTACAGGAAATTAACGTCTGGTAAACCAGAGCTTGTTGTGTATTGA
- a CDS encoding permease prefix domain 2-containing transporter, with translation MPHRQPAPLPPAWADQLLRLFCPEDLQEELLGDLHEQFDRQVAELGETPARRRYIREVIRFCRPYFIARQLSVQTAQKTSYSPHSSLSPLMLSNYFKIALRIFRKDTTFALINLIGLATGLAVALLIIQYVRFELSYEATNPLANRIVRLTMDYLNGGALDAQDAETYNPIGPKAKQEMNEVVNYTRAKPFTKRLTIQLGDRYYVVDQALAVDSSFFAMFNYPLIRAARTSIFTRPRQVVLTQTMALTYFGTLDVLGKTLNVSRPQNKILLEIVGVVPDSPANTHLKFDMLFSYPTLQSDFDQKEEDWNGNNLYTYVQLAENANYERFTKSLAAFSDRLIKEKKITSERVIGQKIGDIHLYSHKTYETEPNGDAQSVYFLMGVAFLVLLSAFVNYVNLTTAKATDRAKEIGMRKVIGSTLAQIRTQVFLETVFINGIAGVLAIGLVAALRSVFVQMAGLPEGFTVFGDVFFWQSLAAFLVLSSCLSGLYPAFVLSTFEPLTVLKGNFSRSSKGVFLRKTLVVFQLTITLILLVQTFTVYQQVAFLRKQNLGLRMDHTLVVKAPVGTNSEQAYESFRQMLLAQSQVRSVAYSGTVPGLVSSQMGTSTGVNLSDAVRKTYYNFYITPIDTSFIDLMGIRLLAGRNFDATTRYGFSDTTDRQLIVNEETLRLWEIPTPQQAIGKRVDLWGHQATIRGVVKNYHYESPKSAFIPIILLYSPHLSSFASVKFTSGNAEEHLATLKRIYEANFSHSPFNYFFLDSEYDKQYKADDRFQQVFGGLTGFAILISCLGLFGLATFTVSKRTKEIGIRKVIGASTINLLVLLSKDFIRTVWLSILIGLPVTYFLVNNWLANYATRIELSWWLFAGPALLVFVMVLLSIGSKTIASALMNPVNSLRSE, from the coding sequence ATGCCCCACCGTCAGCCCGCACCGTTGCCGCCTGCCTGGGCCGATCAATTGCTCAGGCTCTTCTGCCCGGAAGATTTACAGGAAGAACTGCTCGGCGATCTCCACGAACAATTCGATCGACAAGTAGCTGAGTTGGGCGAGACACCCGCCCGGCGTCGGTATATCCGGGAAGTCATCCGATTTTGTCGTCCATATTTCATCGCTCGCCAACTCAGCGTTCAAACCGCTCAGAAAACCTCGTATTCACCTCATTCTTCGCTCAGTCCGCTTATGCTCAGCAACTACTTCAAAATCGCTCTGCGAATTTTCCGAAAAGACACCACCTTCGCCCTTATTAACCTCATAGGGCTGGCCACTGGTTTGGCGGTTGCCTTACTGATAATCCAGTATGTGCGCTTCGAGTTGAGTTATGAGGCTACCAACCCCCTGGCGAATCGGATTGTGCGGCTCACTATGGATTACCTGAATGGGGGCGCCCTCGACGCTCAGGATGCCGAAACATACAACCCGATCGGCCCCAAAGCCAAACAGGAAATGAATGAGGTCGTTAACTACACCCGGGCCAAACCATTTACCAAACGACTGACTATTCAGCTTGGCGATCGGTATTACGTAGTTGACCAGGCTCTGGCCGTCGATTCCTCCTTTTTCGCCATGTTCAACTACCCACTGATTCGGGCGGCCCGAACCAGTATCTTTACCAGACCCCGGCAGGTTGTGCTGACTCAAACAATGGCGTTGACCTATTTCGGAACGCTGGATGTGCTGGGCAAAACGCTGAACGTGTCACGCCCTCAAAATAAGATCCTGCTGGAGATCGTAGGCGTCGTGCCAGATAGCCCGGCCAACACCCATCTGAAATTTGACATGCTGTTCTCTTACCCAACGCTACAGTCGGACTTTGACCAAAAGGAAGAGGACTGGAACGGTAATAATCTATACACGTATGTACAACTGGCCGAAAATGCCAATTATGAGCGGTTTACAAAGTCGCTGGCAGCCTTTAGTGATCGATTGATCAAGGAAAAAAAGATAACCAGCGAGCGGGTAATTGGCCAGAAAATCGGCGATATTCATCTGTATTCCCACAAAACGTATGAAACAGAACCCAACGGAGACGCGCAGTCGGTGTACTTCTTGATGGGGGTAGCGTTTCTGGTACTCCTGAGCGCCTTTGTCAACTACGTGAATCTGACCACGGCCAAAGCCACTGATCGCGCCAAAGAAATTGGTATGAGAAAGGTCATTGGGTCCACCCTGGCCCAAATCAGAACTCAGGTTTTTCTGGAAACAGTTTTCATCAATGGAATCGCTGGGGTCCTGGCCATAGGTTTAGTAGCAGCCCTGCGGTCGGTGTTTGTTCAGATGGCGGGATTGCCTGAAGGGTTTACGGTGTTTGGAGACGTATTTTTCTGGCAAAGTCTAGCCGCCTTTTTAGTACTTAGCAGTTGCCTTTCTGGCCTTTATCCCGCCTTTGTACTGTCAACTTTCGAGCCGCTTACGGTCCTGAAAGGCAATTTCTCGCGTTCCAGCAAAGGTGTATTTCTACGCAAGACGTTAGTGGTTTTTCAACTGACGATTACTCTTATTCTGTTAGTTCAAACGTTCACTGTTTACCAACAGGTGGCCTTTCTGCGGAAACAGAATTTAGGTCTTCGCATGGATCATACGCTGGTAGTTAAAGCGCCGGTGGGAACTAATAGTGAGCAGGCTTATGAATCCTTTCGACAAATGCTGCTGGCTCAATCGCAGGTCAGATCGGTAGCGTATTCCGGCACTGTACCGGGGCTGGTGTCGTCGCAAATGGGAACATCCACTGGCGTCAATTTGTCTGATGCAGTCAGGAAAACCTATTATAACTTTTATATAACGCCAATCGATACTTCGTTTATTGACTTAATGGGGATACGGCTATTGGCGGGTAGGAACTTCGATGCCACCACTCGGTACGGCTTTTCGGACACCACCGATCGGCAACTCATTGTCAATGAGGAAACGCTGCGTTTATGGGAAATTCCAACACCTCAGCAGGCCATCGGTAAGCGGGTCGATTTGTGGGGACATCAGGCTACGATCCGGGGAGTCGTCAAAAATTACCACTACGAATCGCCCAAGTCTGCCTTTATTCCTATTATCCTGCTATACTCCCCTCATTTAAGTTCATTTGCCAGCGTGAAGTTTACCAGCGGAAATGCGGAAGAGCACCTGGCCACGCTGAAGCGCATATACGAGGCTAATTTTTCCCATTCTCCCTTCAACTATTTCTTTCTCGACAGTGAGTATGACAAACAATATAAAGCCGACGATCGCTTTCAGCAGGTCTTTGGTGGCTTAACGGGATTTGCCATTCTGATCTCCTGTTTGGGCCTGTTCGGTTTAGCCACGTTTACGGTATCCAAACGGACCAAGGAAATTGGGATTCGTAAAGTGATCGGAGCCAGTACGATAAACCTGCTTGTTCTGCTCTCGAAGGATTTTATACGCACTGTGTGGTTATCCATTCTGATCGGTTTGCCGGTAACGTATTTTCTGGTCAACAACTGGCTGGCCAATTACGCTACACGGATTGAACTAAGCTGGTGGCTTTTTGCGGGCCCTGCTCTGCTGGTCTTTGTGATGGTATTGCTATCCATTGGTAGTAAAACGATTGCCAGTGCGCTGATGAACCCTGTCAACTCATTACGTAGCGAATAA
- a CDS encoding helix-turn-helix transcriptional regulator codes for MGRTYLGEFEELVLLTVALLNGTAYGLNIADELKQRSNRSINLSGVHVALYRLEEKGFVKSELGGATTARGGRRKRLFSITAYGKRTLDEMRQVRNDLWEAIPNLSFS; via the coding sequence ATGGGTAGAACTTATCTGGGGGAGTTTGAAGAACTCGTTCTGCTGACGGTGGCGCTATTAAATGGCACGGCTTATGGACTCAATATTGCCGACGAGTTAAAGCAACGATCCAACCGTTCCATCAACCTCAGCGGAGTCCATGTCGCCTTATATCGGCTGGAGGAAAAAGGATTTGTCAAATCGGAACTGGGTGGCGCTACGACGGCCCGTGGAGGACGCCGAAAGCGCCTTTTTTCGATTACCGCTTACGGTAAACGCACACTGGATGAGATGCGACAGGTACGCAATGACTTATGGGAGGCTATCCCGAACCTATCTTTCTCCTGA
- a CDS encoding helix-turn-helix domain-containing protein — MTEIFDNIRKLYRFYFPQNELASYIEFISESSPEETFRQVANNLFTVRMFPSWTPTCYINLGEPYQLTVGSTIYQIQKQTDVLILRNNIVERHNLPTDHIVTVKFFPGGLEAILGINQVQFRDRVVPLETVWPAPLIQRVKQAIDFDERVNLLESFFLSRLNGRNKPDHYRTMVSHTIGTFGANGMELNTGQLADRLFLTSKTINRYFHRVIGSPPKQYLSIMRARTALSNYVAHKNQFSPYEYGYYDMSHFYKDVVRLTGKKLTAGNA, encoded by the coding sequence ATGACGGAAATCTTCGACAACATCCGAAAGCTGTATCGATTCTACTTTCCGCAAAATGAACTAGCCAGTTACATTGAGTTTATTTCGGAATCGTCTCCAGAAGAAACCTTTCGGCAGGTGGCTAATAACCTGTTTACGGTCAGGATGTTCCCGAGCTGGACACCAACCTGCTACATCAATCTGGGAGAACCGTATCAGCTAACTGTGGGCTCAACCATCTACCAGATTCAGAAGCAGACCGATGTGCTCATTCTGCGAAACAACATCGTTGAGCGGCATAATCTGCCAACCGATCATATTGTTACAGTCAAGTTTTTTCCGGGTGGCCTGGAAGCGATTCTTGGCATCAATCAGGTGCAGTTTCGAGATCGGGTGGTGCCGCTGGAAACCGTTTGGCCCGCACCGCTCATTCAGCGCGTTAAACAGGCTATCGATTTTGACGAGCGTGTCAATCTGCTTGAGTCGTTCTTTTTGAGTCGGTTAAACGGTAGGAATAAGCCTGACCATTACCGAACGATGGTGAGCCATACCATTGGTACGTTTGGCGCGAACGGTATGGAACTGAACACGGGGCAGCTTGCCGACCGCCTGTTTCTGACCTCCAAAACGATCAATCGGTATTTCCACCGGGTTATTGGGAGCCCGCCCAAACAATATCTTTCGATAATGAGAGCGCGAACGGCCTTATCCAATTACGTCGCCCATAAAAATCAGTTCTCGCCTTACGAGTACGGCTATTACGACATGAGCCATTTCTACAAGGACGTTGTTAGGCTCACGGGCAAAAAATTAACCGCAGGCAACGCATAA
- a CDS encoding YhcG family protein, translated as MMQFSKVFPDEQIVVSVIRQLSWTHLLALIPINDPLKREFYTQMCILEKWSVRTFRERIDSMLYERTAISKKPEQTIQNDLTVLRKEQKISPDLVFRDPYVLDFLGLSDTYSEKDLETAIIVELQRFLVEMGSDFAFMARQKRISIDSRDYYIDLLFYHRRLKCLVAIDLKLGEFEASYKGQMELYLRYLEKYEQIDGENTPIGLILCTGNN; from the coding sequence ATGATGCAGTTTTCCAAGGTATTTCCCGACGAGCAGATTGTCGTATCAGTGATACGACAATTGAGCTGGACGCATCTGTTAGCGCTAATTCCAATAAACGACCCGTTGAAACGGGAATTTTATACTCAGATGTGCATACTCGAAAAATGGAGTGTCCGCACATTTCGCGAACGCATCGACTCCATGCTCTACGAGCGCACAGCTATCAGCAAAAAACCTGAGCAGACGATTCAAAATGACTTGACTGTACTTCGTAAAGAGCAGAAAATTAGCCCCGATCTAGTGTTTCGTGATCCTTACGTCCTGGATTTTTTGGGTTTATCTGACACTTATTCCGAAAAAGACCTCGAAACAGCCATTATTGTTGAATTGCAGCGTTTCTTGGTTGAAATGGGCAGTGATTTCGCGTTTATGGCCCGACAGAAACGTATTAGTATCGATAGCCGCGATTATTACATCGATCTATTGTTTTATCATCGTCGACTAAAATGTCTAGTGGCTATTGATCTGAAACTGGGCGAGTTTGAAGCCAGCTATAAAGGGCAGATGGAATTGTATTTACGATATCTGGAAAAATATGAACAAATTGACGGAGAGAATACGCCTATTGGCCTAATCCTCTGCACGGGTAACAACTAA
- a CDS encoding DUF1016 N-terminal domain-containing protein has product MNPTPHSEHIIVSDIRLLIEASKQQMATSVNAAMSYLYWQVGRRVNNELDQYSSAETYGKHLVSAISQQLESEFGASFAEKNCVV; this is encoded by the coding sequence ATGAATCCAACTCCACACTCAGAACATATCATCGTTTCCGATATTAGACTACTGATCGAAGCCAGCAAACAGCAGATGGCCACATCGGTCAATGCAGCCATGAGTTACTTATACTGGCAAGTCGGCCGTCGAGTCAATAATGAGTTGGATCAATATAGCAGCGCAGAAACCTATGGCAAGCACCTTGTCAGTGCAATAAGCCAGCAGTTAGAATCTGAGTTTGGAGCATCTTTCGCCGAAAAAAACTGCGTCGTATGA
- a CDS encoding FtsX-like permease family protein: MFRNYLTIALRNFKRQKGFTLLNLAGLATGLASVTLIYLFILDEKGFDRFHPDSNNLYILGTHSRSNGQERTSAYAAGAWLKALKSRFPDVVGGTQLVSLGYPASFWDKKADKILLSENAFWVNPDFKEVFLFPLVYGNPETVFEKPNSIVLSKTIAWQFFGDQNPVGKTLEISHIYATNNTYVPLTVTGVLDDYPENSHIQPDYLISTGMLRAMMTANNQNWQENWGNGDGYFLTYLHLKPDTDINKLQRSFYQVVQANVTKNPDRAFEPVILPLKDVHFNEALRSSYNNSRIGDVKYLYIFACSALLVIIIASINYMNLATARAVRRAKEIGLRKVLGSNRLQLVWQFLGESLITTFIALLIALLLIIILLPVFNEISGKHFTLAHLVQGKLIGITLSTTLLVGLLAGSYPALYLSGLLPISVLKNARFASRGSDWLRKGLVVLQYTITILLIVSTGIMMKQMSFIRQSTLSKSGDQLLSIRWSGMASMDKYRSLKQRILEDPDIQVVTMANHLPNQDYFGSLDHDVTFPQLGNQVYQWAGMNGDFDLPQAFNLNLLAGRTFRNDNPADSSAYLLNESAVKALNLPLDKVLGMRLTIKRPYQDPAQKMEGTVVGIVRDFPFRSMHHTISPLAISARPDPEDRIVYVKLPAGKFQEKIAEVEAKWKQVLPGIGFGHWFMSEEFGRMYEGETRMAGLFKAFSLLSILIACLGLFGLSSYLAERRTKEIGIRKVMGASLLQVMGLLFTPFLTLLAVACVLAIPLGWFMMHRWLQDFTYRIELNGAIFLLSIILVILLTVAVVSYETIKAALVNPIRSLRSE, translated from the coding sequence ATGTTCCGAAACTACCTCACCATTGCGCTACGCAATTTTAAGCGTCAGAAAGGCTTTACCCTGCTCAATCTGGCCGGACTGGCTACTGGTCTCGCCAGCGTTACGCTGATTTATTTGTTTATTCTCGACGAAAAAGGGTTCGACCGGTTCCACCCCGACTCCAATAATCTCTACATCCTGGGGACGCATAGCAGGAGCAATGGTCAGGAACGAACCTCCGCCTATGCCGCCGGAGCCTGGCTGAAAGCACTGAAGAGTCGTTTCCCGGATGTTGTTGGCGGTACGCAACTGGTATCATTGGGCTACCCTGCCTCATTCTGGGATAAAAAGGCGGATAAAATTTTACTGTCGGAGAATGCCTTCTGGGTGAATCCCGATTTTAAAGAGGTGTTTCTGTTCCCTCTGGTATACGGCAATCCCGAAACGGTGTTTGAGAAACCCAATAGCATTGTCCTGAGTAAAACCATTGCCTGGCAATTTTTTGGCGATCAGAATCCAGTCGGCAAAACACTGGAAATAAGCCACATCTACGCTACCAATAACACATACGTACCGCTGACCGTAACGGGTGTGCTGGACGATTACCCGGAAAATTCGCACATCCAGCCCGATTACCTGATCAGTACCGGTATGCTTCGGGCAATGATGACGGCCAATAATCAGAACTGGCAGGAAAACTGGGGCAATGGCGACGGGTACTTCCTGACCTACCTGCACCTTAAACCCGATACCGATATTAATAAGCTACAGCGGTCGTTTTACCAGGTCGTACAGGCCAATGTGACCAAAAATCCTGACCGGGCCTTCGAGCCGGTTATTTTACCACTGAAGGATGTGCATTTCAACGAAGCCCTCCGGTCGAGTTATAACAATAGTCGGATAGGCGATGTTAAGTATCTCTACATTTTTGCCTGCTCCGCTCTGCTGGTGATCATTATTGCCAGTATCAACTACATGAACCTGGCAACGGCCAGAGCCGTCCGGCGGGCGAAGGAAATCGGCTTACGAAAAGTGCTGGGTAGCAATCGACTCCAGCTAGTCTGGCAATTTCTGGGCGAATCGCTGATCACTACGTTCATTGCGTTGCTGATTGCGTTGCTGTTAATAATCATTCTGTTACCCGTATTTAATGAGATTTCGGGAAAGCATTTCACGCTGGCTCATCTGGTGCAGGGCAAGCTGATCGGTATAACACTGAGTACTACGCTACTGGTTGGACTGCTGGCGGGAAGCTACCCGGCGCTGTATCTGTCTGGACTGTTGCCCATCAGTGTTCTGAAAAATGCCCGGTTTGCGAGTCGTGGTTCCGATTGGCTTCGGAAAGGACTGGTTGTGCTGCAATATACGATTACCATTCTGCTGATTGTCTCAACGGGTATCATGATGAAGCAGATGAGCTTTATCCGGCAGTCGACTTTAAGCAAAAGTGGGGATCAGTTGCTGTCCATTCGGTGGTCGGGTATGGCCTCGATGGATAAGTATCGATCGTTAAAGCAGCGCATTCTCGAAGATCCCGATATTCAGGTGGTGACGATGGCCAATCATTTACCCAATCAGGATTATTTCGGTTCACTTGATCACGACGTTACCTTTCCGCAATTGGGCAATCAGGTGTATCAATGGGCGGGCATGAACGGCGATTTTGACCTACCGCAAGCTTTTAACCTGAACCTACTGGCCGGTCGTACATTCCGAAACGACAATCCCGCCGATTCCAGTGCATATTTGCTTAACGAAAGCGCGGTAAAAGCCCTGAATTTACCACTCGATAAAGTGCTTGGTATGCGTCTGACCATCAAACGACCCTATCAGGACCCTGCTCAGAAGATGGAAGGTACAGTAGTCGGTATTGTACGTGATTTCCCGTTCCGCTCTATGCATCACACCATTTCCCCATTAGCAATCAGCGCCCGCCCTGACCCCGAAGACCGGATTGTGTACGTAAAATTGCCCGCCGGGAAGTTTCAGGAGAAAATTGCGGAGGTCGAAGCGAAATGGAAGCAGGTGCTGCCCGGAATAGGGTTCGGACACTGGTTCATGAGTGAAGAATTCGGCCGGATGTATGAAGGCGAAACGCGTATGGCCGGGTTGTTCAAAGCCTTTTCGCTGCTGTCAATTCTGATTGCCTGTTTGGGATTGTTTGGTCTGTCGTCGTACCTGGCCGAACGGCGTACCAAAGAAATTGGTATTCGGAAAGTGATGGGGGCTTCGCTGCTTCAGGTTATGGGTCTTTTGTTTACCCCCTTCCTGACGTTACTGGCTGTTGCCTGTGTATTGGCCATTCCACTAGGCTGGTTCATGATGCACCGCTGGCTTCAGGATTTTACATACCGTATCGAGCTAAATGGGGCCATTTTTCTGCTGAGTATCATTTTGGTGATATTATTGACAGTGGCTGTCGTCAGTTACGAAACGATAAAGGCGGCTTTGGTGAATCCGATTCGCTCGCTACGGTCGGAATAG